A single window of Nicotiana tomentosiformis chromosome 1, ASM39032v3, whole genome shotgun sequence DNA harbors:
- the LOC104087567 gene encoding FCS-Like Zinc finger 3 produces the protein MKSAALYYTGCEDHHYQPHFLDACTLCQRPLAHNSDIFMYRGDTPFCSQECRQEQIEMDEANERKWKLSASKRSSRTKTETPTKETDANKAVRNGTVAVA, from the exons ATGAAGTCAGCTGCACTATATTACACTGGGTGTGAAGATCACCACTACCAACCTCATTTTCTTGATGCTTGCACTCTTTGCCAGAGACCCTTGGCTCACAACAGTGACATCTTCATGTACAG AGGGGATACACCATTTTGTAGCCAAGAATGCAGACAAGAGCAGATAGAAATGGATGAAGCTAATGAAAGAAAATGGAAACTTTCTGCATCAAAGAGATCCTCAAGAACAAAAACAGAAACCCCAACCAAAGAAACTGATGCAAATAAAGCTGTGAGAAATGGCACAGTTGCAGTGGCGTGA